In Cicer arietinum cultivar CDC Frontier isolate Library 1 chromosome 7, Cicar.CDCFrontier_v2.0, whole genome shotgun sequence, the genomic window GCTCATTGGAGCTCTCTCCAGTTGATGGACGCACGCTAACTGATTTTATGCATACCAGGGGTTTACGCATGCGATCTCTTGGACATGTTGTCAGTGCTCTAAACTTTATTCACTTGTTGTCTTTGTTGTCAACTGGGGTGTTCTTTTTTCAAGCTTCTTCTTCTACAGTCCACATAGTTGAAATGGCATTCATTAGTGTTTCATTGATATCTCTATAATAGCATTACTAGCTCTGAAAATATGCCTTTAGGGACAGTAAATGTTGGTCTGTCAGAGTTCTTGCCAAACTAAAATACTTTATATTTGCATTTTAGTTTCTGTCTTTGCCCTTTTATTGTCTGCCACATATTTTTTAGAAGGTTTTGTGCGggattttgttttagttttatgaTAATGTACGTGATCTTTTCCATGTTGTAtgatatttgtattttactcAACTTCACAGGTCAAGCTTTCTGAAAAACTTTCACATGTGCAATCACTGTGCATTCATGAGATGATAGTTCGAGCTTTCAAGCACATCCTGAGGGCAGTGATTTCTGCTGTGGTTGACAAGGAGAAAATGGCTTTATCAATAGCTGGTGCATTGAATTTGCTGCTTGGTGTTCCTGAAAATAAAGAATCAGATAAATCATGCTATGTCCACCCTCTTGTATGGAAATGGTTAGAGTTGTTCTTGAAGAAACGGTTTGACTGGGATCTTAACAGGTTGAACTATAAAGATGTGAGGAAATTTGCAATTTTACGCGGCTTGTGTCACAAGGTATTGGAGTTAGTAGTTTCTGTTAGATCTTGCTCTTGATTTATAGATTACATTGATATGGAGTACCACATTTGTATGATTTCTAATTGCCATTTCTTGGAATATGCTGTGCCAAATTTTGTGAAAAGTATTTTTTGCTTATAAGTTCAGTTACTATAAGAATTGATATGGACCCGTTGAGATGAGCTGGATTTTACACTTTAATATTGTCACCGTGAAGTTGAAGTAGCATCTAGTAATTATTTGGTGCTTGAATGGGTTTTACATGGTCATACGCTACATTTATTATCTTATTGACATAAGAAAGTTTTATGTGACTCTTGCCATGAATCAAATGAAATTGCTTTCCCCTTTTCCTCCCTTCAACTGCAACAGCTCTCAAATAGCATTTTATTTGTGAACATATAATATATGTTTATGCCCTTGTTTTTGTTCATGTTAATAGAAAAGATTCACATTTGCCTGTACAACATATGTGCATACAGGTACATATAGATTGACATGGGACTGACTGAACCAATTGGGCTTAAGATTATCATTTGTCATTGAATTGTTGATCATTGACAGTTTGTTTCTTATCATAATTTTCTGTATTAGGTGGGAATTGAGCTCGTACCAAGGGATTTTGACATGGATTCTCCATTTCCCTTCCAAAAATCTGATATTGTCAGCTTGGTTGCAGTTCACAAGGTAGCAGACAAGTTGAATATATGTTCTCTCGTATtatgtattaaatttgataaaataagccCTAACTTATATACTGTTTATGCTGTTCCTTTGCAGCAAGCAGCATGTTCATCTGCAGATGGAAGGCAGCTCCTGGAGTCATCCAAAACAGCTTTAGACAAGGGAAAGCTTGAAGATGCTGTTACCTATGGGACAAAGGTAATTTATCCAGAACCCTTTGCTTGGAAATCTTTAAATTGTAGAAAAAGTTTCTGAACATTCAATATCTTTCATTCTGAAATCACTGTATGTTATCTGCTATAATTTATGGTAACAGGCTCTTGCGAAGCTTGTAGCAGTTTGCGGTCCCTACCATCGGATGACAGCAGGAGCATACAGCCTCCTTGCTGTAGTTTTATATCATACTGGAGACTTCAATCAGGTTTTAATTAtctcttttatgtttttgcATCGGTAGACATTATTTCATCAAACCTTAAGATATATTTCAGTTATATGGGTTGGGACACCAAAGGAGTATTACGTGGAAGGTCCAGGGATCGATCCTTGCTACTAACAAATCCAGCTCCTTCAAACAATTTAACCACCAACAAGttgcctataaaaaaaattgcatctATACCAAAAAATTGTCAAGTCCCAGATTTGATTTCAGTCCATTAAATTGTTTACTTTCTTACAGGCTACAATTTATCAACAAAAAGCTTTGGATATCAACGAGAGAGAATTAGGTTTGGATCATCCTGATACCATGAAGAGCTATGGGGATCTTGCAGTTTTCTATTACAGACTTCAACACACAGAGCTGGCTCTTAAGTATGTTTACTGTTGTACAATATTGTGGTGTATAAATTTACGTGGGTTTTTAaagtttggtttggttttgtGTACTAATTTGAAGAAGAATTtataaagagagaaaataatgtaatgttcACAAAAAAGGAGGAAGATTGAATACCCTCCTTAGGGTCTGTTTGATGGACAGAATAAGAGACACGATATGAATAAGTTATCATATCCTGTCTGAATTCAGTGTTTGATGAAATAACATGATATGATAAGTTAGTCTATAATTCTATCATATCGTGTCTCTCAAGTTGAAATTTCTATCTTAAATATGAGCTGAGATAGAAACCAACAAGATATGATAAGAGCAGTAATTTACTCAATTaaccttataaaatatataagtgtaatataataaaatataaatataaaaacaatttataaaatataatctaaaatataaaaatgtaaatctaatcaaacataaaaataaaaataatagaatttgatattaaacttaaaaatgaaatattaataattaatttaaaaaatatttatgattttatctcAAAGGTAGTTTTGTCTTTTTCTGATTTATTCTGATTTATTGCTTTACTGCTTGTCTTTGCAATCAGATATGTGAAGCGTGCTTTATATCTTTTGCATCTGACATGTGGGCCATCTCATCCAAATACTGCCGCAACTTACATTAATGTGGCTATGACAACGAGAGAGAATTAGGTTTGGATCATCCTGATACCATGAAGAGCTATGGGGATCTTGCAGTTTTCTATTACAGACTTCAACACACAGAGCTGGCTCTTAAGTATGTTTACTGTTGTACAATATTGTGGTGTATAAATTTACGTGGGTTTTTAaagtttggtttggttttgtGTACTAATTTGAAGAAGAATTtataaagagagaaaataatgtaatgttcACAAAAAAGGAGGAAGATTGAATACCCTCCTTAGGGTCTGTTTGATGGACAGAATAAGAGACACGATATGAATAAGTTATCATATCCTGTCTGAATTCAGTGTTTGATGAAATAACATGATATGATAAGTTAGTCTATAATTCTATCATATCGTGTCTCTCAAGTTGAAATTTCTATCTTAAATATGAGCTGAGATAGAAACCAACAAGATATGATAAGAGCAGTAATTTACTCAATTaaccttataaaatatataagtgtaatataataaaatataaatataaaaacaatttataaaatataatctaaaatataaaaatgtaaatctaatcaaacataaaaataaaaataatagaatttgatattaaacttaaaaatgaaatattaataattaatttaaaaaatatttatgattttatctcAAAGGTAGTTTTGTCTTTTTCTGATTTATTCTGATTTATTGCTTTACTGCTTGTCTTTGCAATCAGATATGTGAAGCGTGCTTTATATCTTTTGCATCTGACATGTGGGCCATCTCATCCAAATACTGCCGCAACTTACATTAATGTGGCTATGATGGAGGAAGGTCTGGGAAATGTACACATTGCTCTCAGATATCTTCACAAAGCATTAAAGTGCAACCAAAAACTACTTGGTGCAGATCATATTCAggtttaattttattcattttctttcatctttttgccaccatttgatttttttttttcccaccAGTAATCCTACATTTTACTTAAATTCTCTGTTGAATGTTTCATAAGACATGATTGTCACAATTTGCTTACTAGAAAAGAGTGAAGCTAGTTTGGTTGAAATTGTTGATTTTGCTTCACTATTAAATGCTGATGATTTTACTATTTTAGTACTTGTGGCgattataataatttgaatttataaaatagatCAGACCTCAAAGAagtcaaaataataataggCTTGTATTACTTATGCAATAAAGCTTCTCATTTGTGTTATAACATTTGCATCTTTCTTGGATGCTGATTCGTTGCAGACAGCTGCAAGTTACCACGCAATAGCAATAGCACTCTCGTTGATGGAAGCATATCCATTGAGTGTGCAGCATGAACAAACAACTTTGCAAATTCTGAGGGCAAAACTTGGCCCTGATGACTTGCGAACACAGGTATATTGTCACATTAAAGTATGTTTTATGTGCTGCAAACATTGCTTGGTTTAGAATACATGGCAGTATCAAACATAATAGAACACAACTTAGTGGTTGACAGTATTATTGTCTGTATACTGAAGTCTTAAATGATGTCACATTGAAGTGATTGAATAGTAAATTAGTATTAGTAGTCAACTATATTTTATTCGGTGGATTGAAGTCTTAAATGGTGTCACAGAACAATGTTTGAATAGTTTGCATCATCATCATTATGAATAACTACATGACATCGTGTGTTGGTAAAAGTCTCATTTctcgtttttttttaataaaaaatatacaaagaattataactgtttttcatATTCTATAGTTTTGTGATTAATTCTACAGGATGCTGCAGCTTGGCTTGAGTATTTTGAGTCCAAGGCTTTTGAACAGCAAGAAGCTGCTCGAAATGGTACAAGAAAACCTGATGCATCAATAGCTAGCAAAGGCCATCTAAGGtataataaaattaaccttGGAATTTAATTATACTTGATTGATTAATTGCTGCATCAAGAAGTAGTCATGTAATGCATATTTTCGTTGGCGTGATCTGATGAGTAACCTTTTACAGTTATTATACAGGAAATTGTAATATACTAACTTTAAGATGAATGGTTGTTAGTTGTTACATTCTTTGAAGCCTCTTGTCAATGACTGTCGTTAATACTGTTCTCTTGGTGTTCTTATGGCTTAGTGAAAACATCtaaattttgttgatttgaCTAATGAAGAAATTATTTCTTATACATTGTATGCAATCATGGATATACTTGACATTTGGAAAGGACGTTGTGTCAATTCTAATACATTGGACACAATACAGACAGACACTGCAACAGAGCAAAATTTAACCTGCATGTGGCTCATATTTGCCTGAAGTAGACACAACTCCTGTTTTATGTGTCTACTGGTTGTAGATGGCTATGTTATCCTCTTGAATTGTCAGCATTGAcgtttgtaatttaaattaaagaactGATATATTTGTCTGTGTGTGTATGTATATATCTGATATATGATATTTGTATGATACATTCACATACACCTTTTGTAACGATTTCCTATATTTCCATGGAATTTGTCAGCGTGTCGGATCTTCTTGACTACATTAATCCTAATCATGATACCAAAGGAAGAGATGCAGCAGCAAAGAGAAGAAACCAGGTAACAAAGGCGTGCTGCCACATTTACTGGTCTTAATAATTTTCTCATCAGTTTGAGTTCTTAAAACCTAGGAAAAAACAGATATCAAAGAGTTGTCTAATTAATGAATGCTACTGCCTGCAGTCTAAATATACACTTTCGGATATTGCTATAAGTGTTTGTCTTTGTATTTTTAGGGTTTGATTATTGTTGAACTATTTATTGCCTTTCTTTAACTTGTCTAGAACCCATCAAAGGGATATTCTATTATGTGTTGACTATTGAGAAAATATCCTAAAGCAGTAAAGTAAAGTGAACAAAACAACTTATCATCTGGCTCATATGATTTCTCTCTCTGCCAAGGATCTTTAAGTCTGTGAGATATAGACAgcaataataaaaacatttttaatcttaaatttgGAGTTACCTACACTGTTTTTGCAAAATACCAATTCAAATAGGTAACTTCGTTTCTGAGTGAAGAAAGTTGAATAGAGGAAGTAGTCAAGAATTAATATTATACATGACTCAGTTATTTTCTAATATATGGAGAGAAATCTGGCTAACGATCTATCTTGAAGGACTAACCATCAAGAAAATTGTTGTGCCCatgatttaaattataaattgttgTAACATTGTCGGGTACAACCTATCAATCTTCTCTATTTCTGTATTTTCTTTATACTAGAATGAGATGTAAATTCCAATAAATATGGAATAGATTCATCAACTCAATAAACCTTATGGACGCAATTATTTCTTGCCTTGAAGCTATTACTCATCACATTATCTTCTGTACtacaaatcatattttttaactatgtGTCAGGTGAGAGCAATATCCTATCAGAACAATGTTTCAGCAAGTTCTGACGAGTCTTCAAAAGAAATTCAAAAAGAAGCTTCAGATGAAGAGTTACCTATACCTGAACCAGGAGGTGGTGCAGATTCTGAGAATGAGAGCAACTCGGCACCTGATTCAGAACAGCCAATTCTAGAAAAGATCTCGGATGAAAAGCCACAAACTTCTAATGACTTATTGTCCGAAGCACTTCCTGACGGAGAGGATGGATGGCAATCAGTTCAAAGACCAAGGTCGGCTGGCTCATATGGTCGAAGACTCAAACAAAGACGAGCAACACTTGGCAAAGTTTATAGTCACCAAAAGAATGTGGAAGTTGGGACTGAACATCCTTTGGTAAAGAGTGCTAATAAGGAAAATAGTAGGTATTATTTCTTGAAGAAGCGGACAATGTACCATGGGGGTTATGCAGATAATCGTGCTGTAAACATCAGCCAAGGCACTAAATTTGGAAGGAAAGCAGTCAAGGCTGTTGCATACAGGGTCAAGTCTACGCCCTCTGCTTCTAAAGCTATTGAAAATGAGACATTAGAAGTTGGTGACAAAGAACCTGATTCAATCGATGTTAATCCAGTTAAGACATCTATAGTTAGTCTTGGAAAAAGTCCTTCATACAAGGAAGTAGCCTTGGCTCCTCCCGGGACAATCTCTAAGTTGCAGGTCTATAATCCTCAAAGTGAGATTTCTGTTAGTCGTGAACATGATGAAAAACATGAAGAGGAAGATATTGAAGCTCACCGAAATATTAATCCAACCCCAAAAGAGGCGAATAATGCGGTTAAAGAGAAGTATGATGATTCTTTGTCAGATTCTATAGAAGATTCACAAGATGATACTTTAGTTGCTACTGAGAAGAAAGAAGAAACTCAGTTGAATAAAGTTGTGGAGGATAATTGTGTGGCTACTGAGGGGCTTGAATCTGGGGACATTGAAGCACAAGGAGCTGTTGTTAACAGCATAGTGATTAATGCCGTAGAGGATCCTGCAGACTCTTACAAACAAGAATTTGTTGCAAGTAATTCGCCTTGCAGTTTTGAACCTTGTAATAATACAAATTCTGGTTCAAATGGTGGTGAGGATTTAGGAGTCAATATATCATCATCTGGTCAGAGTCATGCTGGGGGCATCTCATATAAGAAATTGTCTGCGTCAGCAGCTCCATTCAACCCATCACCAGCTATTGCACGTCCAGCACCTATTGCCATGAACATGACTCATCCTTCTGGTCCCGGTACTGGTCCAGCTATTGGACACTGGCCAGTAAACATGAATGTTCACCCTGGACCCGTTGTTAACCCAATGTGTTCCTCTCCACACCATGCTTATCCATCACCTCCAACAACACCAAACATGATACAACCATTGCCATTCATGTATCCTCCTTATACCCAACCTCAATCAGTACAAACCAGCAACTTTCCGGTCACTAGCAATGCCTTCCATGCTAATCATTTTACATGGCAGTGTAATTTGAACCCTGTCATAGCTAAGTTTGGTCCTGGTGCTGTTTGGCCTGGTTGTCATCCTGTGGAATTTCCTCGTCCAGTACCTATTGTTGAATCAATCCCTGATATCATTTCAGAAGCACAAGTGCAGTGTTCTACAGTTGAGAGTCCAACTTCAGCTTCAGTTCTGCTTGAAGACATTAATAAGGTTGTGGATTCTAGTAAAGAGGTAAAAACTTCAGCATCAGAGATGAGTGATGATGATACAGTGAGAGTTGGTTCAGAAAGTATAAAAGATAACGGCAATCCAAATTTTCCCGGGACCGAAAATGCTGGGAATGAGCCAAATCAAAACACTGGCTTGAATGGCAGCACTAGCAATAGTGAAATGAACATGGATGGTGAGAAAACATTCAGCATTTTGATTCGGGGAAGAAGAAACCGAAAGCAGACTCTCAGAATGCCAATAAGTTTGCTTACCCGGCCCCATGGCTCTCAGTCATTTAAGGTTAACTATAACCGTGTAGTTAGAGGAAGTGATTCTCCCAGGTCTATCAATTTCTCTTCTAGTGAACATTGTACAGCTACTGCTTAAGCCACAGTACTTTGTTGTTGCTAATGAAATGTAGCAGTTATTATGGAAATAGAAGACCTCTACCTCAAAAGTTCTCATGAAGGATCGCGGTATATCATCATTTGTGGATTCAATTACAAATTGCTCTGCCTTATGAGCTCCATTTTATAGTTTCACCATGCCACTATCTTTTGTGAGCTTTTCGGTAAGTCTTTCAATTCCATACCTTCGTATCTGCTGAAGCTAACTAAAAGTACATTTGTAGTTTGAATGAATCAATGAATTCTTTTGACCAAGCAAATCAGATTTGGCTGACAAAATCATTCAAATTCGTATAATGTTGCAGATATATCTATTTAAGATGGAGGTTTAGATGCTTTTCTTGAAATTAAGGTATTATCTCACCTATAAAATTAGAGATTGATTCCTTTATCTCAGAAATCATAGTTCTTTTTTTTCTAGACACTAACCTCCTGTTTTTGCTTAAATTATGTTAGCAGCATTCACGCTTATCATCTTGCTCATTCTACGGGTTCATTGCAGTTAGTTTTGGGGTTTCAGAGGCACCTTCAAggtgaatttttgttttttttatgtagTTAGACAATTTTGATAATGAATTACGGGACCGAGAGATCattagtaattattattattttgttaaaccATTTTCAATGGTTTTGATAACTAATTTGGTTCATTTGTATATACATTCACATTATTTTGTTAGGTGATAATGGTTCTACTTTGTTGGTTGACttgttattgaattattacaaCT contains:
- the LOC101495719 gene encoding protein REDUCED CHLOROPLAST COVERAGE 1, producing MAPRNSRGKAKGEKKKKEEKVLPVVMDITVNLPDETNVVLKGISTDRIIDVRRLLSVNTETCYLTNFSLSHEIRGIRLKDTVDVSALKPCLLTLVEEDYEEDGAVDHVRRLLDIVACTTSFGPSSPPKNAAKSSKSQPPPAKQSPKDAAAADGDGEISHSCPKLESFYEFFSLSHLTAPLQYVKKASKRNVEEISEADHLFSLDVKVCNGKVVHVEACRKGFYSVGKQRILCHNLVDLLRQISRAFDNAYDDLLKAFSERNKFGNLPYGFRANTWLVPPIAAQSPSFFPPLPVEDENWGGNGGGLGRNGEYDLIPWANKFSFIASMPCKTAEERQVRDRKAFLLHSLFVDVAIFRAIRAVKHVLEEPNFSCSVAENEIYSERVGDLSVRVLKDGSVANFKIDSKIDGVEATGVNQKDLVERNLLKGITADENTAAHDITTLGVVYVRYCGYVVVVKVEGVGDEKVNSSSHQNSELFDQPEGGANALNINSLRFLLHSTALPENNKQMTEIQMFEGEELGGTDTFVEKLIKNSLANLEEEELSSDYFVRWELGACWVQHLQDQNSTEKDKKPSSEKTSNEMKVEGLGKPLKALKNNNKKKSDSSNPNFASESSKSNLEAEKAALSSSETQHETTAAENELVLKRMLSEAAFTRLKESGTGLHCKSIQDLIDLSQKYYMDVAIPKLVADFGSLELSPVDGRTLTDFMHTRGLRMRSLGHVVKLSEKLSHVQSLCIHEMIVRAFKHILRAVISAVVDKEKMALSIAGALNLLLGVPENKESDKSCYVHPLVWKWLELFLKKRFDWDLNRLNYKDVRKFAILRGLCHKVGIELVPRDFDMDSPFPFQKSDIVSLVAVHKQAACSSADGRQLLESSKTALDKGKLEDAVTYGTKALAKLVAVCGPYHRMTAGAYSLLAVVLYHTGDFNQATIYQQKALDINERELGLDHPDTMKSYGDLAVFYYRLQHTELALKYVKRALYLLHLTCGPSHPNTAATYINVAMMEEGLGNVHIALRYLHKALKCNQKLLGADHIQTAASYHAIAIALSLMEAYPLSVQHEQTTLQILRAKLGPDDLRTQDAAAWLEYFESKAFEQQEAARNGTRKPDASIASKGHLSVSDLLDYINPNHDTKGRDAAAKRRNQVRAISYQNNVSASSDESSKEIQKEASDEELPIPEPGGGADSENESNSAPDSEQPILEKISDEKPQTSNDLLSEALPDGEDGWQSVQRPRSAGSYGRRLKQRRATLGKVYSHQKNVEVGTEHPLVKSANKENSRYYFLKKRTMYHGGYADNRAVNISQGTKFGRKAVKAVAYRVKSTPSASKAIENETLEVGDKEPDSIDVNPVKTSIVSLGKSPSYKEVALAPPGTISKLQVYNPQSEISVSREHDEKHEEEDIEAHRNINPTPKEANNAVKEKYDDSLSDSIEDSQDDTLVATEKKEETQLNKVVEDNCVATEGLESGDIEAQGAVVNSIVINAVEDPADSYKQEFVASNSPCSFEPCNNTNSGSNGGEDLGVNISSSGQSHAGGISYKKLSASAAPFNPSPAIARPAPIAMNMTHPSGPGTGPAIGHWPVNMNVHPGPVVNPMCSSPHHAYPSPPTTPNMIQPLPFMYPPYTQPQSVQTSNFPVTSNAFHANHFTWQCNLNPVIAKFGPGAVWPGCHPVEFPRPVPIVESIPDIISEAQVQCSTVESPTSASVLLEDINKVVDSSKEVKTSASEMSDDDTVRVGSESIKDNGNPNFPGTENAGNEPNQNTGLNGSTSNSEMNMDGEKTFSILIRGRRNRKQTLRMPISLLTRPHGSQSFKVNYNRVVRGSDSPRSINFSSSEHCTATA